One region of Oncorhynchus clarkii lewisi isolate Uvic-CL-2024 unplaced genomic scaffold, UVic_Ocla_1.0 unplaced_contig_13371_pilon_pilon, whole genome shotgun sequence genomic DNA includes:
- the LOC139395751 gene encoding zinc finger protein OZF-like, whose translation MSSLSYSPLAKEEEVCWTEKEALGLNVVVKEEEEDVSVKGEEEAFRMKEEEEVEESFRWKEEEGIEAVTVEEEEIDVFRMKKEEEEAITLKEEEEDVIVKEEEEPFRVKDEEGIEAVTVKEEEEDVLGDEEEVEGEEDETEDLIITRERPDSHSDSRKSPSENPDPEIPKPARRHNCSQCGKSFKWLSKLKEHERTHTGEKLFQCTHCEKRFNQWLENLKQHERTHTGEKPYHCAQCGKDFTTLGNVKEHKKKHTGEKPLQCSQCGKRFTHLGNLKRHEGIHTREKLYQCSHCGKHFTQLGYLIKHEKIHSEEKPYPCSHCGKSFRWLGDLKEHERTHTGEKPYHCSLCGKDFTKLGNLKEHKKKHTGEKPYQCSMCEKTFTQLGGLKYHEGTHTEKKTYHCSQCQKTFTRLGNLKKHERIHTLR comes from the exons ATGAGCTCACTAAGCTACTCCCCTCTtgctaaagaagaggaggtctgctggacggagaaagaagctctggggCTGAACGTTGtcgtaaaagaagaggaggaggatgtttcagtaaaaggagaggaagaagctttcagaatgaaagaggaggaagaagtaGAGGAATCTTTTAGATGGAAAGAAGAAGAGGGGATAGAGGCTGTCACAGTGGAAGAAGAGGAGATAGACGttttcagaatgaaaaaggaggaagaggaggccataacattgaaagaagaagaggaggatgttatagtgaaagaagaggaagaaccttttagagtgaaagatgaagaggggatagaggctgtcacagtgaaagaagaggag gaagacgtattgggagatgaagaggaggtggaaggagaggaagatgagaCTGAAGATCTGATTATCACCA gagagagaccagactctcacTCTGACAGCAGGAAGAGTCCTTCAGAGAATCCAGACCCAGAGATTCCCAAACCAGCGAGACGACAcaactgctcccagtgtggaaagagttttaagtGGTTATCTAAGCTCAAAGAgcatgagagaacacacacaggagaaaagctcTTCCAATGCACCCATTGTGAAAAGAGATTTAACCA GTGGTTAGAGAACCTGAAGCAGCATGAAAGGacacatacaggggagaagccttaccattgCGCTCAGTGTGGAAAGGATTTTACCACATTAGGGAACGTAAAAGAGCATAAGAAgaaacacacaggagaaaaacctttacaatgttcccagtgtggaaagagatttaCACATTTAGGAAATCTGAAAAGGCATGAAGGAATACACACGAGAGAAAAACTCTACCAATGCTCTCATTGTGGAAAGCATTTTACCCAGTTAGGGTATTTGATAAAACATGAGAAAATACACTCTGAAGAAAAGCCTTACCCCtgttcccactgtggaaagagttttcgGTGGTTAGGGGACCTGAAAGAGCATGAGAGGacgcacacaggggagaaaccttacCATTGCTCCTTGTGCGGTAAGGATTTTACCAAGTTAGGGAACCTAAAAGAGCATAAGAAgaaacacacaggagaaaagccttaccaatGCTCCATGTGTGAAAAGACTTTTACCCAGTTAGGGGGCCTAAAATATCACGAggggacacacacagaaaaaaagaCCTACCACTGCTCTCAGTGTCAAAAGACATTTACCCGATTAGGGAACCTGAAaaagcatgagagaatacacacactcagGTGA